In Paludisphaera rhizosphaerae, a single window of DNA contains:
- a CDS encoding glycoside hydrolase family 97 protein — protein sequence MNAMRILAAATVATAIGQGASAEEWTVGSPGGKAAIVVRLEDGRLSYSAVCGGLTVIENSPLGIVREDADLREGLSLVQAGAVEAGEEAYSKPHGKRMKVVDRWNGRVLAFRDGAGHALELHLRAFDDAVAFRYRFPEQDDQMRVVKGERTAFRLPPGTKVWAHPHDDPSGYTPAYEETWLGPLAAGTPAPRAAGWSFPLLFETPNKRWGLITEAATDGTYCGTRLGQKPEGTTYAIRFPDAGEGNSVGDVAPKSKLPWAGPWRVVIVGDSLAPIVETTVVESLNPPSLVKDESWIKPGRASWSWLFDPDSPQDATKLKAFVDLAAEMTWEYSLIDANWDIMKHGTVHDVIAHAQSKGVGITMWYNSGGPHNPVTERPRGLMDQKPIRRAEFKRLAEWGVKGVKIDFFQSDKQNVIALYHDILKDAADFKIMVDFHGCTLPRGWSRTYPHLMTLEAVQGEENYQFNKSYPEKAPKHNAILPFTRNVVGPMDMTPVMLRNNRNPRRTTAGHEMATAVVFETGWLHFAGGPEEYRELAEVPRNFLKTVPAAWDDTRFVQGEPGDLCVLARRSGDRWYLAGLEGAGTARELALKLPFLGDGSWSATVIEDGSGPGGLSDRSVELKPGATLDLAVRPRGGFVAVLSRKP from the coding sequence ATGAACGCGATGCGGATCTTGGCGGCGGCGACGGTGGCTACGGCGATCGGGCAGGGGGCCTCGGCGGAGGAGTGGACCGTCGGCTCGCCGGGGGGGAAGGCGGCGATCGTCGTCAGGTTGGAGGACGGGAGGCTGTCGTACTCGGCCGTTTGCGGCGGGTTGACTGTCATCGAGAACTCGCCGCTGGGGATCGTCCGCGAGGACGCGGACCTCCGGGAAGGGCTGTCGCTGGTCCAGGCCGGGGCCGTTGAGGCGGGCGAGGAGGCGTATTCCAAGCCGCACGGCAAGCGGATGAAGGTCGTCGACCGCTGGAACGGCCGGGTGCTGGCCTTCCGCGACGGCGCGGGGCACGCGCTGGAGCTTCATCTGCGAGCTTTCGACGACGCCGTTGCGTTCCGCTATCGCTTCCCCGAGCAGGACGACCAGATGCGGGTCGTGAAGGGAGAGCGGACCGCCTTCCGCCTGCCGCCGGGGACCAAGGTCTGGGCCCACCCGCACGACGACCCCTCGGGCTACACCCCGGCCTATGAGGAGACCTGGCTCGGCCCGCTCGCGGCCGGGACTCCCGCCCCCAGGGCGGCCGGATGGTCGTTCCCCCTCCTGTTCGAGACCCCCAACAAGCGCTGGGGACTCATCACCGAGGCCGCCACGGACGGCACCTACTGCGGCACGCGACTCGGCCAGAAGCCCGAGGGGACGACCTACGCCATCCGCTTTCCCGACGCCGGCGAAGGGAACAGCGTGGGCGACGTCGCGCCGAAGTCGAAACTTCCCTGGGCCGGCCCCTGGCGTGTCGTGATCGTGGGCGATTCCCTCGCGCCGATCGTCGAGACGACGGTCGTCGAGAGTCTCAATCCGCCGTCGCTCGTCAAGGACGAGAGCTGGATCAAGCCCGGTCGGGCCTCGTGGAGCTGGCTGTTCGACCCGGACAGCCCGCAGGACGCAACGAAGCTCAAGGCGTTCGTCGACCTCGCCGCCGAGATGACCTGGGAATACTCCCTGATCGACGCCAACTGGGACATCATGAAGCACGGCACCGTCCACGACGTGATCGCGCACGCCCAATCGAAGGGCGTGGGGATCACGATGTGGTACAACTCGGGCGGTCCCCACAACCCCGTGACCGAGCGTCCCCGAGGCCTGATGGACCAGAAGCCCATCCGTCGGGCCGAGTTCAAGCGGCTGGCCGAGTGGGGCGTCAAGGGCGTGAAAATCGACTTCTTCCAGAGCGACAAGCAGAACGTCATCGCCCTCTATCACGACATCCTCAAGGACGCCGCCGACTTCAAGATCATGGTCGACTTCCACGGCTGCACCCTGCCGCGCGGGTGGTCCAGGACCTATCCCCACCTCATGACGCTGGAAGCCGTGCAGGGGGAGGAGAACTACCAGTTCAACAAGTCGTATCCCGAGAAAGCCCCGAAGCACAACGCGATCCTGCCGTTCACCCGGAACGTCGTCGGCCCGATGGACATGACCCCGGTCATGCTCCGCAACAATCGCAACCCCCGCCGCACGACGGCCGGCCACGAGATGGCCACCGCCGTCGTCTTTGAGACTGGCTGGCTCCACTTCGCCGGCGGCCCCGAGGAATACCGCGAGCTGGCCGAAGTCCCCAGGAACTTCCTCAAGACGGTCCCCGCCGCCTGGGACGACACCCGGTTCGTCCAGGGCGAGCCCGGCGACCTGTGCGTGCTCGCTCGACGCTCGGGCGACCGCTGGTACCTCGCCGGTCTCGAAGGAGCGGGGACGGCCCGCGAGCTAGCGCTGAAGCTGCCGTTCCTCGGCGATGGATCGTGGTCGGCTACGGTCATCGAGGACGGCTCCGGCCCCGGCGGCCTCTCGGACCGTTCGGTCGAGCTGAAGCCCGGCGCGACGCTGGACCTCGCCGTGAGACCTCGGGGAGGGTTCGTCGCCGTGCTGTCGCGAAAACCCTAA
- a CDS encoding dihydrofolate reductase family protein, translating into MSKLRVQSFATSLDGFSAGPNQSLENPLGVGGFELMEWFFPTRVWRTMHGQGDGETGVDDRMAAKGFENFGAWILGRNMFGPIRGPWPDENWKGWWGDEPPYHVPVFVLTNHPRPTLEMAGGTVFHFVTEGIHEALRRAKEAAGGRDVRLGGGVATIRQYLQAGLVDDLHLAVRPVLLGSGENLMAGLDLKALGYRCVESVAGERANHVFLSKSA; encoded by the coding sequence ATGTCCAAACTACGCGTCCAGAGCTTCGCGACGTCCCTCGACGGCTTCAGCGCCGGGCCGAATCAGAGCCTGGAGAATCCGCTTGGCGTGGGCGGGTTCGAGTTGATGGAGTGGTTCTTCCCGACGCGGGTCTGGAGGACGATGCACGGTCAGGGCGACGGCGAGACGGGCGTCGACGACCGGATGGCGGCGAAGGGGTTCGAGAACTTCGGCGCCTGGATTCTGGGGCGGAACATGTTCGGCCCGATCCGGGGGCCCTGGCCCGACGAGAACTGGAAGGGCTGGTGGGGCGACGAGCCGCCCTATCACGTCCCCGTCTTCGTGCTGACGAATCACCCTCGCCCGACTCTGGAGATGGCCGGCGGGACGGTCTTCCACTTCGTCACCGAGGGCATCCACGAGGCGCTGAGGCGAGCGAAGGAAGCCGCCGGCGGTCGCGACGTCCGCCTCGGCGGCGGGGTCGCAACCATCCGGCAGTATCTTCAAGCGGGGCTCGTCGACGACCTGCATCTCGCCGTTCGGCCGGTCCTGCTGGGCTCGGGCGAGAACCTGATGGCCGGGCTCGACCTGAAGGCCCTGGGATACCGGTGCGTCGAGAGCGTCGCCGGCGAACGGGCGAACCACGTCTTCCTCAGCAAGAGCGCGTGA
- a CDS encoding DoxX family protein, translating into MNPRGIAYWVATVLTAFVFLSGGVMQSIGAAPAVLGITELGYPAYFATILGVWKILGALVVLAPRCPLLKEWAYAGMAFNMTSAAASHAAVGHPTAKVITPLVILGIVAASWALRPASRRLSIVSTTPATILEAAA; encoded by the coding sequence ATGAATCCGCGAGGGATCGCTTACTGGGTCGCCACGGTCCTCACCGCCTTCGTCTTCCTGTCGGGAGGCGTGATGCAGTCCATCGGCGCCGCGCCCGCGGTGCTGGGGATCACCGAACTGGGCTACCCCGCCTACTTCGCCACGATCCTGGGCGTCTGGAAGATCCTGGGGGCGCTGGTCGTGCTCGCTCCTCGCTGTCCGCTGTTGAAGGAATGGGCCTACGCCGGGATGGCCTTCAACATGACCAGCGCGGCCGCGTCCCACGCCGCGGTCGGCCATCCGACGGCCAAGGTGATCACGCCGCTCGTCATCCTGGGGATCGTCGCCGCCTCGTGGGCTCTCCGGCCGGCGAGCCGCAGGCTGTCGATCGTCTCGACCACGCCGGCGACGATCCTGGAGGCTGCCGCCTGA